The genomic DNA GAAAGACCAGTCGTCCTGATGATCGCGGCCATGTCGGTAGCCTTGGAGGCCGCTATCATGTCAGCGACCGTTTCCATGCTGTAGGATGAGTGCTCCATGTCGATGCAGACGTAGTCGAAACCCGCCGTCGCCAGCATCGTGATGATACCAGGGCCTCTAACCTCGGAGATCATCGTCCCGATTACGACTTCGCCATTGGCCAGAGCTTTCTTTACCTTGTTGGGCCTCATGACAACACCTCCCGGTACTCACCGTCAACCTGGTTTTCGCTGTGTTCGTTCTTGAGGTAGCTGATCAGGGTATCCCTGGACACCTGGGTGTGTGCTTGGACAGCCTCCACCGCTCTCTCCACGTCACGAGTGCGGAGAACTTCGATAAGTTCCTCGTGTTGTCTTATAGAACGAAGAGGGTCTCTCCGCAGGAGAGCCGCAACGCTCCTGAAGTAGCTGCACTGTTCCCACAGGTTTCTCAGAAGCCCCTCCAGCCTCGAAGACCCGCATGTTGAGAAGAGGATCTTGTGAAACTTGTCGTCGATCTCCTCGATCTCCGCGAGGTCTCCTGAAGCAACCTTCTCCTTCGCGGTTCTGAGAAGGGACTCGAGGGCCTCGATCTTCCGCTCGAGAGGCTGGCTCATGGCCAGCTTCATTGCGTACCCCTCGAGAACCATCCGGATGTCATATATCTCCCTGATGTCCTGCCACGAAAGCTGAGTGACTTCCGCCCCCCGGAAGGGTTTGACGGTGACAAAGCCCTCCGCCTCTAGCCGCTGTATCGCCTCCCGCACAGGCATCCTACTCACCCCGAGTTCCTCGGCTATCTTGGCCGTCACGAGCTTTTGGCCCGGGGAGAGCCTGGCCTGGATTATGGCCGACTTCAGACTATCGTAGACGCTGCGTTCGACAGTCTTCACTGACTCGAGCCTGGGGAGGACGGCGAACCCGCCCACGCTATTGCCCATGTTCTTGTTGCTCCTAACACTCTTGGATCTTCGCAGTCTTCTCGGCAGACATGGCACTGGCTTGCTGGGACGACACGTCGGCCGTGTGTTGGCGGGATGGGTGCTGCGATAGGATATTGGATCCAATATACTCGTCAAGGATA from Bacillota bacterium includes the following:
- a CDS encoding GntR family transcriptional regulator is translated as MGNSVGGFAVLPRLESVKTVERSVYDSLKSAIIQARLSPGQKLVTAKIAEELGVSRMPVREAIQRLEAEGFVTVKPFRGAEVTQLSWQDIREIYDIRMVLEGYAMKLAMSQPLERKIEALESLLRTAKEKVASGDLAEIEEIDDKFHKILFSTCGSSRLEGLLRNLWEQCSYFRSVAALLRRDPLRSIRQHEELIEVLRTRDVERAVEAVQAHTQVSRDTLISYLKNEHSENQVDGEYREVLS